From one Lysinibacillus sp. G4S2 genomic stretch:
- a CDS encoding 2,4'-dihydroxyacetophenone dioxygenase family protein, giving the protein MSNVKAVEVYDAGNICPDDLPWVSYFGVAHFKLLKVNPVTGQTITLLKVPAGTQLPTHFHPGTVIVYTISGSWRYMENDWVSNAGDVVYEPAGSQHTPESLGDEDVITLNIVEATLDYVNENGEIIARDNWKSLLQKYHDHCEAEGITPIDLTQF; this is encoded by the coding sequence ATGAGTAATGTCAAAGCTGTAGAAGTATATGATGCAGGTAATATCTGCCCAGATGATTTACCGTGGGTTTCTTATTTTGGGGTGGCTCATTTTAAGTTACTTAAAGTTAATCCAGTAACAGGACAAACTATTACCCTGTTAAAAGTTCCTGCGGGGACACAGCTTCCTACACATTTCCATCCTGGAACGGTTATTGTGTATACCATTAGTGGCTCTTGGAGATATATGGAGAATGATTGGGTTTCTAACGCTGGCGATGTAGTTTATGAGCCTGCTGGATCCCAACACACACCTGAATCTCTAGGAGATGAAGATGTTATTACGTTAAATATTGTTGAGGCAACATTAGACTATGTGAATGAAAATGGAGAAATTATTGCTAGAGATAATTGGAAGTCATTATTGCAAAAATACCATGATCATTGTGAGGCTGAGGGAATTACACCTATAGATTTGACTCAATTTTAA
- a CDS encoding globin — MTRKYTVPYEELGAEKLSELIHAFYKRVAQHPDLIPIFPKDLTETARKQIQFQTQYLGGPNLFTEEHGHPMMRARHMNFPITPDRAQAWLECMSEAMDEVGLEGKFRETYYQRLVLTAHHMINTPNDDEGELLRE, encoded by the coding sequence ATGACTCGAAAATACACTGTTCCTTATGAGGAGCTGGGAGCTGAAAAACTTTCAGAGCTAATTCATGCGTTCTATAAAAGAGTAGCTCAGCATCCTGATCTTATTCCAATCTTTCCGAAAGATTTGACAGAGACAGCCCGCAAGCAAATTCAATTTCAAACACAGTATTTAGGTGGACCAAATCTTTTCACTGAGGAGCATGGACATCCAATGATGCGTGCACGTCATATGAATTTTCCGATTACACCTGATCGTGCTCAAGCTTGGCTTGAATGTATGTCCGAAGCGATGGATGAAGTTGGTTTGGAAGGGAAGTTCCGCGAAACTTATTATCAACGTTTAGTATTAACAGCTCATCACATGATTAATACACCAAATGACGATGAGGGGGAATTGTTACGTGAATAA
- the mgtE gene encoding magnesium transporter: MIEERNEKDDVQFDEARLREMLEAHDIDAFRDEFLELHPYDQATFYEKVEPDIRKIIYAFLSPTEMADIFEAIEIDDDEYTAYLAEMAPAYGAEMLSHMYADDAADVLNELDTEQRESYLGMMDEETAEEINELLSYDEYTAGSIMTTEYVAIPENSTVRSAMAILRKEAPDAETIYYIFVVDEAHRLTGVISLRDLIIADEDTLIRSIMNERVVMVHAGDDQEEVAQIMKDYNFLATPVIDDKGELLGIITVDDIIDVIDEEASEDYSKLAGISDMDKFDTTSFQAAKKRLPWLVILLFLGMLTANLMGQFEATLEQVALLAVFIPLISGTSGNSGTQALAVAIRGIATGDVEEHSKLKLLLREAGTGLMSGVVCGIIVIGIVYIWKQELILGMLVGAALCGSILVATLAGSFIPLLMHRLKIDPAVASGPFITTLNDITSILIYLGLATVFLSQIA; the protein is encoded by the coding sequence ATGATAGAGGAAAGAAATGAAAAGGATGATGTCCAATTCGACGAGGCACGTTTGCGAGAAATGCTCGAAGCACATGATATTGACGCATTTCGCGATGAGTTTTTAGAGCTTCATCCGTATGATCAGGCAACGTTTTATGAGAAGGTGGAACCTGATATAAGGAAGATCATCTATGCGTTCTTGTCTCCGACGGAAATGGCTGATATTTTTGAGGCAATCGAAATAGATGATGATGAGTACACAGCGTATCTAGCTGAGATGGCTCCGGCATATGGTGCAGAAATGCTTTCTCATATGTATGCAGATGATGCTGCAGACGTTTTAAATGAGTTGGATACAGAGCAACGTGAAAGCTATTTAGGCATGATGGATGAGGAAACAGCTGAAGAAATTAATGAACTATTAAGCTACGATGAATATACGGCTGGTTCTATCATGACAACAGAATATGTAGCTATTCCAGAAAACTCCACTGTTCGTTCAGCAATGGCGATTTTACGAAAAGAGGCGCCAGATGCTGAAACGATTTATTATATTTTTGTCGTTGATGAAGCACATCGATTAACAGGCGTTATTTCACTTCGCGATTTAATTATTGCTGATGAAGATACTCTTATACGTTCGATTATGAATGAACGTGTTGTGATGGTGCACGCAGGGGATGACCAAGAAGAGGTTGCTCAAATTATGAAGGACTATAATTTCTTAGCAACTCCAGTTATCGACGATAAGGGAGAATTACTAGGGATTATTACAGTCGATGATATTATTGACGTTATTGATGAGGAAGCATCGGAGGATTACTCTAAATTAGCGGGTATTTCCGATATGGATAAATTTGATACGACCTCATTTCAAGCGGCAAAAAAACGCTTGCCATGGCTTGTCATATTATTATTTTTAGGGATGTTAACAGCAAATTTAATGGGACAGTTTGAGGCAACGTTAGAACAAGTTGCGTTACTCGCTGTGTTTATTCCTCTCATTTCAGGTACTTCCGGAAATAGTGGAACACAGGCACTAGCGGTAGCTATACGAGGAATTGCGACAGGAGACGTCGAAGAACATAGCAAGCTAAAATTACTACTACGTGAAGCAGGAACAGGCTTAATGTCTGGAGTTGTATGTGGAATAATTGTGATCGGTATCGTCTATATTTGGAAACAAGAGCTTATTCTTGGAATGTTGGTAGGTGCAGCGCTTTGTGGTTCTATTTTAGTGGCAACACTTGCAGGTTCTTTTATCCCACTGCTTATGCATCGCCTGAAAATTGATCCAGCTGTCGCATCAGGTCCATTTATTACAACATTAAATGATATTACAAGTATTTTAATTTACTTAGGTTTGGCGACAGTTTTCTTAAGTCAAATAGCCTGA
- a CDS encoding RluA family pseudouridine synthase: MDTRFTLHFIAEKEGQLLREALTEWRISKRALTAIKFDGGLLTVNGVERNVRHPLHIGDRVEVKFPPEEKSEGLAVEHGELSIIYEDEAILVLNKPANQSTIPSREHPTLSVANLVCGHFLKQGLASTAHIVTRLDRDTSGLLCIAKHAHIHHLTGLAQRSGEISRQYEAIVHGHVAQDIQSIIAPIGRKETSIIEREVREDGQFAHTDVTSLKRFYLQDEPMTHIRLKLHTGRTHQIRVHMAYMGHPLVGDELYGGSRVHINRQALHCVSLKMLHPLTGESLQFTSNLNEDMQQLLNDSLA, from the coding sequence ATGGATACAAGGTTTACACTGCATTTTATAGCAGAAAAGGAAGGCCAGCTTCTAAGAGAGGCCTTAACTGAATGGCGTATTTCCAAGCGAGCTTTAACAGCCATTAAATTTGATGGAGGCCTACTAACAGTGAATGGTGTTGAACGCAATGTTAGACATCCTCTTCACATTGGGGATCGAGTTGAGGTGAAATTCCCTCCTGAAGAAAAAAGTGAAGGGCTCGCTGTTGAACATGGTGAACTTTCTATTATTTATGAAGATGAAGCTATTTTAGTGCTTAATAAGCCAGCAAATCAGAGTACGATTCCTTCACGAGAGCATCCAACACTTAGCGTAGCTAATCTAGTGTGCGGTCATTTTCTCAAACAAGGTCTAGCATCTACTGCCCATATCGTTACGAGACTAGATCGTGATACTTCTGGCTTATTATGCATTGCTAAACATGCTCATATTCATCATTTAACAGGACTTGCACAACGCAGTGGAGAAATTTCTCGACAATATGAAGCAATCGTCCATGGACATGTAGCTCAAGATATACAATCAATCATTGCTCCTATTGGTCGCAAAGAGACGAGTATCATTGAGCGAGAGGTGCGTGAAGACGGTCAATTTGCGCATACAGATGTGACAAGTTTAAAACGCTTTTATTTACAGGATGAACCGATGACACATATACGGCTAAAGTTGCACACGGGGCGTACACATCAAATTCGTGTGCATATGGCTTATATGGGACATCCACTTGTTGGAGATGAACTTTATGGCGGAAGTCGCGTCCATATAAATAGGCAAGCCCTCCATTGCGTGTCCTTAAAGATGCTCCATCCTTTAACAGGTGAGAGTTTACAATTCACAAGTAACTTAAACGAAGATATGCAGCAATTACTGAATGACTCCTTAGCTTAA
- a CDS encoding GTP pyrophosphokinase family protein — translation MGQWEIFLSPYKQAVDELKVKLKGMRSQFGIVNANSPIEFVTGRVKPLASIYDKTLEKGLAFEPSKQLGDELGDIAGLRIMCQFVDDISTVTELIRQRNDIRVVEERDYITHNKPSGYRSYHMIVEYPVETIQGEKVVLAEIQIRTLAMNFWASIEHSLNYKYKGMFPEEIKNRLQSAAEAAFRLDEEMSSIRSEIQEAQAYFSEYKEASNPNLLSEKERDTQ, via the coding sequence ATGGGACAATGGGAAATATTTTTAAGTCCTTATAAACAAGCAGTAGATGAGTTAAAAGTAAAATTAAAAGGTATGCGTTCGCAGTTTGGTATTGTTAATGCAAATTCTCCAATTGAATTTGTTACAGGACGTGTAAAGCCTTTAGCAAGTATATACGATAAAACACTAGAAAAAGGACTTGCGTTTGAGCCTTCTAAACAACTAGGTGATGAGCTAGGGGATATCGCAGGCCTTCGTATTATGTGTCAATTTGTAGATGATATTTCAACTGTTACGGAGCTAATACGTCAACGTAATGATATACGTGTAGTGGAAGAACGTGACTATATTACACATAATAAGCCAAGTGGATACCGATCATATCATATGATTGTGGAGTATCCTGTAGAAACGATACAAGGGGAAAAAGTAGTGTTAGCTGAAATACAAATAAGAACACTAGCTATGAATTTTTGGGCATCTATTGAGCATTCACTAAATTATAAATATAAAGGCATGTTCCCAGAGGAAATAAAAAATCGCCTTCAAAGTGCAGCAGAGGCTGCCTTTCGATTGGACGAGGAAATGTCTTCTATTCGCAGTGAAATCCAAGAAGCACAGGCTTACTTTAGTGAGTACAAAGAAGCATCGAATCCTAATTTACTATCCGAGAAGGAGCGTGACACACAATGA
- a CDS encoding sigma-70 family RNA polymerase sigma factor, giving the protein MKENYDAELMKLVNEKHGHALEELYDRYIKLVYGFVMKFCNGNEEKTKEIIQLVFLRLWTTNSHYDPAQGSFVNWLLTITRNICIDYHRKEKRHTQHYQEEHEEIADLANAIEQRVNMNDIEMAKNKLPTAQRKLIDLLYWKGYSLSEIAKLEQEPLGTIKSRLHQALKGLRKHLELEDIK; this is encoded by the coding sequence ATGAAAGAAAATTACGATGCGGAATTAATGAAATTGGTAAACGAAAAACACGGTCACGCATTAGAGGAGCTTTATGATCGATATATAAAGCTTGTTTACGGCTTCGTTATGAAGTTTTGTAATGGGAATGAGGAGAAGACGAAAGAGATTATTCAGTTGGTCTTTTTGAGGCTATGGACAACAAACAGCCATTACGATCCCGCTCAAGGCAGCTTTGTGAATTGGCTCCTCACGATTACTCGCAATATTTGCATTGACTACCACCGCAAAGAGAAGAGGCATACGCAACACTATCAAGAGGAACATGAAGAGATCGCCGACCTTGCCAATGCAATCGAGCAACGAGTAAATATGAATGATATTGAGATGGCGAAAAACAAATTGCCGACGGCGCAAAGGAAATTAATCGATTTGCTTTATTGGAAAGGGTATTCTCTTTCAGAGATCGCCAAGCTGGAACAAGAGCCGCTCGGCACGATTAAAAGCAGGTTGCACCAAGCACTTAAAGGTTTGAGGAAACATCTGGAATTGGAGGATATAAAATGA
- a CDS encoding anti-sigma factor, which produces MRRDCDHLIPYIANELKESERMAFDEHLKNCTKCKKECQELSQAWHALPFDYTEIEVPESLKGEVLGFVFDHKTKSDTETFMAKMNKLAMMLKNHFTPVSTSILAVLLLVIIGLEIANVQEKNRHAENIPIEILTTIPLKAANQSHPGTNGIAYIVQQGSEKNLVVQVHELPGVEGSQVYQVWLLKNGTRENSGIFKPDENGSGILTYQLAEGQTFDQIGITVEPDANSSQPKGEKIAGS; this is translated from the coding sequence ATGAGAAGGGATTGTGATCATTTAATTCCATATATAGCAAATGAGCTCAAGGAGAGCGAACGCATGGCCTTTGATGAACATTTAAAGAATTGTACGAAATGTAAGAAAGAATGTCAGGAATTGTCCCAGGCTTGGCATGCTTTGCCGTTTGATTATACCGAAATCGAGGTGCCTGAATCGCTAAAAGGCGAGGTGCTGGGTTTTGTTTTTGATCACAAAACGAAAAGCGATACGGAAACATTCATGGCTAAGATGAATAAGCTTGCGATGATGCTAAAAAACCATTTTACTCCAGTTTCAACCAGTATCTTGGCCGTCTTGTTGCTCGTGATTATTGGCCTTGAAATAGCGAATGTACAGGAAAAAAATCGTCATGCCGAAAATATACCCATTGAGATTTTAACGACCATTCCCTTAAAAGCAGCCAATCAAAGCCACCCGGGAACAAACGGCATCGCATATATTGTCCAGCAGGGATCTGAGAAAAATCTGGTGGTGCAGGTTCATGAATTACCCGGCGTCGAAGGTTCACAGGTTTACCAGGTTTGGCTGCTGAAAAACGGCACAAGGGAAAATAGCGGCATATTCAAGCCAGACGAAAACGGATCTGGAATACTGACCTACCAGCTCGCTGAAGGGCAGACTTTTGATCAAATCGGCATCACTGTTGAACCGGACGCCAACAGCAGCCAGCCAAAGGGAGAAAAAATAGCCGGGTCATAG
- a CDS encoding NAD kinase produces the protein MKFSIQSRRDAQSNELMELARTYLQDFGLTYDEEAPEIVVSIGGDGTLLHAFHRYAHLLDQVAFVGIHTGHLGFYADWKPSELEKLVLSIAKKDFNVVEYPLLEVKVEHHNAESNTYLALNEATVKSPDVTLVMDVELNGNQFERFRGDGLCVSTPSGSTAYNKALGGAIIHPTLAAIQITEIASINNRVFRTVGSPLILPAHHHCILRPVNEQNFNMTVDHLQVTQGDVKSIAFNVASEKVRFARFRPFPFWERVHESFVANE, from the coding sequence ATGAAATTTTCCATTCAATCACGTAGAGATGCACAATCGAACGAATTAATGGAGCTAGCCAGAACGTATTTGCAGGATTTTGGGCTAACTTATGATGAAGAAGCGCCTGAAATCGTAGTCTCTATTGGAGGAGATGGCACATTATTACATGCCTTTCATCGATATGCTCATTTGCTAGATCAAGTTGCCTTCGTAGGTATTCATACGGGACATTTAGGATTTTATGCGGACTGGAAGCCATCTGAATTAGAAAAGCTTGTTTTGTCCATTGCTAAAAAGGACTTTAACGTTGTGGAGTATCCACTTCTAGAAGTAAAGGTGGAGCATCATAATGCGGAATCCAATACGTATTTAGCGTTAAATGAAGCGACTGTGAAATCACCTGATGTCACGCTTGTTATGGATGTGGAGTTAAATGGTAATCAGTTTGAACGTTTCCGTGGAGACGGGCTATGTGTGTCGACTCCTTCGGGTAGTACAGCTTATAATAAAGCCCTCGGTGGAGCAATTATTCACCCGACTTTAGCAGCAATCCAAATTACTGAAATAGCATCTATCAATAACCGCGTCTTCCGTACAGTTGGTTCACCACTCATTTTACCAGCACACCATCACTGTATTTTACGTCCAGTTAATGAACAAAACTTTAATATGACGGTTGATCATTTACAAGTTACGCAAGGCGATGTGAAGTCGATTGCTTTTAATGTAGCAAGTGAAAAAGTACGTTTTGCTCGTTTCCGTCCATTCCCATTCTGGGAACGAGTACATGAATCATTCGTGGCAAATGAGTAA
- a CDS encoding CotY/CotZ family spore coat protein — protein MGCGKPTNPIGPIHSAGCVCDVVRAILDIQNQAVREECQPCTANCFLEPLGGIVSPARSHADTRVFMLITKDGTPFKAFFSSPTADPCKCTSVFFRVEDMFDECCATLRVLEPLCSFDSSESTVDLLSRDGCCVNMKKICKVDDWNSTESCITVDLSCFCAVQCIADVDLGICD, from the coding sequence ATGGGTTGTGGCAAGCCAACAAATCCTATTGGACCAATCCATTCAGCAGGCTGCGTTTGTGACGTAGTACGCGCTATTTTAGACATTCAAAATCAAGCGGTGAGAGAAGAATGTCAACCATGTACAGCTAACTGTTTCTTAGAACCACTTGGAGGCATAGTAAGTCCTGCACGCTCTCATGCAGATACACGTGTATTCATGTTAATTACCAAAGATGGTACTCCTTTCAAAGCATTCTTTAGTTCTCCAACAGCAGATCCATGTAAATGTACATCAGTATTTTTCCGTGTAGAAGATATGTTCGATGAGTGCTGCGCCACTTTGCGTGTTTTAGAGCCTTTATGTTCATTTGACTCTAGTGAAAGTACAGTAGACCTATTAAGTCGTGATGGTTGCTGTGTCAACATGAAAAAAATATGTAAAGTAGATGATTGGAATTCAACTGAAAGCTGTATCACTGTAGATTTATCATGTTTCTGCGCTGTACAATGTATTGCTGATGTTGACTTAGGGATTTGTGACTAA
- a CDS encoding lytic transglycosylase domain-containing protein codes for MDIQSLRTMLEIQALQTLGSTANSTSNNLTDSNSMFSNMINELLGGATTANSAKLSSLLGGVSSASSMMNQLSSLNGLSENMQNSAYQSLLYNGSNAVYIPDSVQAALANAQSSTKLDSYVSDNVIGSTAYANALAGANQYASIIEKAAATYNVPEKLIAAVIKQESNFNPTVVSHAGAQGLMQLMPKTAQYLGVTNAFDPEQNIMAGAKYLRQMLDKFDNDPSLALAAYNAGASRVTKYGGVPPFKETQNYVNKVMNYYTA; via the coding sequence TTGGATATCCAATCACTCAGAACTATGCTTGAAATTCAAGCATTACAAACACTAGGCTCTACAGCAAATTCAACGTCAAACAATCTTACAGACAGTAATTCTATGTTTTCAAACATGATTAACGAATTGCTCGGTGGTGCAACAACTGCTAATAGTGCAAAATTATCCAGTTTGCTCGGGGGTGTATCAAGTGCCTCGTCAATGATGAACCAGCTTAGTAGTTTAAATGGGTTGTCTGAAAACATGCAAAATAGTGCGTATCAATCATTGCTCTATAATGGTTCTAATGCCGTCTATATCCCTGATTCTGTGCAGGCAGCATTAGCAAACGCACAATCTAGTACAAAACTCGACTCCTATGTTTCAGATAATGTCATTGGTTCAACAGCATATGCCAATGCATTAGCAGGAGCGAACCAATACGCTTCGATTATTGAAAAGGCAGCAGCTACATATAATGTACCCGAGAAACTGATCGCTGCAGTGATTAAGCAAGAGTCTAATTTTAATCCAACAGTGGTTAGTCATGCTGGTGCACAAGGATTAATGCAGTTAATGCCCAAAACAGCACAATATTTAGGGGTTACAAACGCTTTTGATCCTGAGCAAAATATTATGGCTGGGGCTAAATATTTACGCCAAATGCTAGATAAATTCGATAATGATCCATCGTTAGCTTTAGCTGCTTATAATGCAGGAGCTTCACGCGTTACAAAGTATGGTGGCGTTCCTCCTTTCAAAGAAACGCAGAATTATGTCAATAAAGTGATGAATTACTACACAGCTTAA
- a CDS encoding LysR family transcriptional regulator, translating into MNFEQLLYIVEVAKHNSLSIAAQNLYVTQSGISQSITSLEKELGLKILHRSRGHGAVPTDEGRIILKQAYEVLRKLEEIKETAHSFNSMVKGKLKVSSIPGLTTILVKALAAFKQDYPQVNVEINEKSGSSVIEDVRQHQIDIGLIAYSPDWNINMEGIAFESLFEGKQKIYVSKHSPLAFTGAISSHEILDQTLVTYYGEFMQYFVHDFFNKYQPMKILFTSNNSDGILQAIIESSAITFAPDFIMKNYPPVINGEIIPIDLVNHRGLNISFGLVLSEDKHLSILLNKYIHYLKSEISKI; encoded by the coding sequence ATGAACTTTGAACAACTACTTTATATTGTTGAAGTCGCAAAACACAATTCACTCTCTATAGCAGCACAGAATCTTTATGTGACTCAATCCGGTATTAGCCAATCCATTACTAGTTTAGAAAAGGAATTGGGGCTAAAAATTTTACATCGCTCAAGGGGTCACGGTGCTGTACCAACCGATGAAGGTAGAATCATTCTGAAGCAAGCCTACGAAGTGTTAAGAAAATTGGAGGAAATCAAAGAGACCGCCCACTCATTTAATTCCATGGTAAAAGGAAAACTAAAAGTATCTTCCATACCAGGATTGACGACGATTCTAGTAAAGGCCTTAGCTGCTTTTAAACAAGATTATCCACAAGTAAATGTAGAAATAAATGAAAAAAGCGGCTCTTCTGTGATTGAAGATGTTCGCCAGCATCAGATCGATATCGGCCTGATTGCCTATTCACCAGACTGGAACATAAACATGGAAGGAATAGCTTTTGAATCACTATTTGAAGGGAAGCAGAAGATCTATGTTTCTAAACATTCTCCTTTAGCGTTTACAGGTGCCATATCTTCACATGAGATACTAGATCAAACGCTTGTTACATATTACGGTGAATTTATGCAATACTTTGTTCATGATTTCTTTAACAAATACCAGCCCATGAAAATCCTATTTACATCAAACAATTCGGACGGCATACTCCAAGCTATCATTGAAAGTTCGGCTATTACATTCGCTCCTGATTTCATCATGAAAAATTATCCCCCCGTTATAAATGGAGAGATCATTCCCATTGATTTGGTAAATCATAGAGGTCTCAATATTTCTTTTGGGTTAGTTTTATCTGAAGATAAACATTTATCCATTTTACTAAACAAGTATATTCATTACCTAAAATCTGAAATTTCTAAAATATAA
- a CDS encoding CYTH domain-containing protein — translation MAQQLEIEFKNLLTKQQYEHLLQEFHIPENAIHRQTNHYFDTPSQAIRKLQSGLRIRQIDKYFECTLKEKSAEHAHLETTDELTAEQAKKMLVGEGFYAEEVAKRLALYNIPLDELGIFGSLTTDRVEIPYKDGLLVFDHSFYLQCDDYEVEYESKDAIKGNAIFDEFLQQYGIEKRTADKKIARFMQALQMNKK, via the coding sequence ATGGCACAACAACTTGAAATAGAATTCAAAAATCTCTTAACAAAACAACAATACGAGCATTTATTGCAAGAGTTTCACATTCCCGAAAATGCTATTCATCGTCAAACAAATCATTATTTCGACACTCCTTCCCAAGCTATTCGGAAATTACAAAGCGGGCTTCGTATTAGACAAATCGACAAATACTTTGAATGTACTTTAAAAGAAAAAAGTGCAGAGCATGCACATTTAGAGACAACTGATGAATTAACTGCTGAACAAGCTAAGAAAATGCTTGTTGGTGAAGGCTTCTATGCCGAAGAAGTAGCAAAAAGATTAGCTTTATATAACATTCCTTTAGATGAATTAGGAATATTTGGTTCACTTACAACGGATCGTGTCGAAATACCTTATAAGGACGGTCTTCTAGTATTTGACCATTCTTTCTATTTGCAGTGTGACGATTATGAGGTAGAATATGAATCAAAAGATGCAATAAAAGGAAATGCAATCTTCGACGAATTTCTACAGCAATATGGCATCGAAAAACGAACTGCGGATAAAAAAATCGCACGTTTTATGCAAGCATTACAAATGAATAAAAAATAA
- a CDS encoding DsbA family protein produces the protein MNNIQMLQKPTPEISTANKPIELYIFVDPLCPEAFSMQAILRKLQLEYNHYFTWRLVLSTELASLNCLSKRVKGCVSGIELDINHPVLPSIAIKAAELQGKRAGARYLSKLQEYVILNHQDVNSYATLLKIAEDVQLDMKEFSADFGSKETARAFQCDLYMKREMEVDEVPSIVFFNECIEDEGLKVSGNYSYDVYEHILQEMMDEQLVRKPLPTMEELFIKFNTLSTHEVAFIYSLTEQTVERELKKRMLQQKIERIQTEHATLWRIK, from the coding sequence GTGAATAATATTCAAATGTTGCAAAAGCCAACTCCTGAGATTTCTACTGCTAATAAGCCTATTGAATTGTATATTTTCGTAGATCCACTTTGTCCTGAAGCTTTTAGTATGCAAGCCATTCTTCGTAAGTTACAACTAGAATACAATCATTACTTTACCTGGCGCCTTGTACTAAGCACAGAGCTTGCCTCTTTGAATTGTTTAAGTAAGCGCGTAAAGGGTTGTGTATCTGGTATCGAACTCGACATTAATCACCCTGTTTTACCATCTATCGCTATTAAAGCAGCAGAGTTACAGGGCAAACGTGCAGGAGCTCGCTATTTGTCGAAACTACAAGAATATGTAATACTCAACCATCAAGATGTAAATTCTTATGCTACGCTGTTAAAAATTGCGGAGGATGTTCAATTAGACATGAAAGAATTTTCTGCAGACTTTGGGTCAAAGGAAACAGCACGTGCCTTCCAATGCGATTTGTATATGAAACGTGAAATGGAAGTTGATGAAGTGCCTAGCATTGTATTTTTCAATGAATGTATTGAAGATGAGGGTCTAAAAGTTAGTGGTAACTATTCCTATGACGTTTATGAACATATTTTACAAGAAATGATGGATGAACAGCTTGTACGCAAACCATTACCAACAATGGAAGAGTTATTTATAAAATTCAATACGCTTTCAACACACGAAGTAGCTTTTATCTACTCGTTAACAGAACAAACAGTTGAACGTGAATTAAAGAAACGTATGCTGCAACAAAAGATTGAACGAATTCAGACAGAACACGCTACATTATGGCGTATTAAATAA
- a CDS encoding extracellular solute-binding protein: MKKTVFLSVLLLFVITATGLSANAKMDRKQASQATLNSVQSDHVIRVYGPGGPLGPIKEAAEHFSIETGIKVEVTAGPESNWISQAKQDADIIFGGSEYMMQDFIFNHPEMIDTKSRTELYPRATGILVRKGNLKKIENLEDLTKNGVKILDVNGAGQLGLWEDMAGRKGIIEGISQNIDLSVKSSAEAIERWKSNPSLDAWITYESWHYRLKDVTDLVELPEEEKLYRGTPIALTKITDQKKEAQQFIEYLKTEEGHQIFQKWGWK; the protein is encoded by the coding sequence ATGAAGAAGACCGTGTTTCTATCAGTTTTACTGCTCTTTGTCATTACGGCTACCGGATTGTCAGCCAATGCAAAAATGGACCGTAAGCAGGCGTCCCAGGCGACACTAAATTCCGTTCAAAGTGATCATGTCATCCGTGTGTACGGACCAGGCGGACCACTTGGACCAATCAAGGAAGCTGCTGAACATTTTTCAATTGAAACGGGAATAAAGGTGGAAGTAACAGCAGGACCAGAGAGCAATTGGATCAGCCAGGCAAAGCAAGATGCAGATATTATTTTCGGTGGCTCAGAATATATGATGCAGGACTTCATCTTTAACCATCCCGAAATGATTGACACTAAATCACGAACGGAGCTTTACCCGCGTGCTACAGGAATATTGGTGAGGAAAGGGAATCTGAAGAAGATTGAAAACCTGGAGGATTTAACGAAAAATGGAGTCAAAATACTTGATGTGAATGGTGCTGGCCAGCTCGGCTTGTGGGAAGACATGGCAGGCAGAAAAGGGATAATCGAAGGTATTTCTCAAAATATTGACCTTTCTGTAAAGTCGAGTGCAGAAGCCATTGAACGATGGAAATCGAATCCTAGCTTAGACGCCTGGATTACCTATGAATCATGGCATTACCGGCTCAAGGATGTGACCGACCTGGTCGAACTTCCCGAAGAAGAAAAACTCTATCGTGGAACGCCGATCGCCCTGACGAAAATCACCGATCAGAAAAAAGAGGCACAGCAATTTATTGAGTATTTAAAAACGGAAGAAGGTCATCAAATCTTTCAAAAATGGGGATGGAAATAA